One Roseimaritima multifibrata DNA window includes the following coding sequences:
- a CDS encoding PH domain-containing protein, with the protein MSTASTPIYNGIWRILADWFCVPRHAPSLPVHENEKITSRRPAPGFRNYLYFTSIVIFAVVAIPLTIVWGIMTSQEPVIGLIALPFLLLGMLAIAAITWLAIRLRYDTTWYVFSDRSMRLRRGIWLIRETTITFENIQNVSTRQGPVQRFFGIADVVVDTAGGGGNAHQASTQGHTGLIEGIENASELRDAIREKIGKNRTSGLGDEPDLQSSANDATTAAHSFTLQHVAVLREIDNLLRQQ; encoded by the coding sequence CCTTGCCGACTGGTTCTGCGTTCCGCGGCACGCCCCTTCCTTGCCGGTGCACGAAAACGAAAAGATCACGTCCAGACGCCCAGCCCCGGGTTTTCGCAACTACCTGTACTTCACCTCGATCGTGATTTTTGCAGTCGTTGCCATTCCGTTAACTATCGTCTGGGGGATTATGACCTCTCAAGAACCGGTGATCGGCTTGATCGCCCTTCCCTTTCTTCTACTGGGCATGCTTGCCATCGCTGCGATCACTTGGCTGGCAATTCGCTTGCGTTATGACACGACCTGGTACGTCTTTAGCGACCGAAGCATGCGGCTGCGACGAGGGATTTGGCTGATTCGAGAAACCACGATCACGTTCGAAAACATTCAAAATGTCAGCACCCGCCAGGGCCCCGTGCAGCGATTTTTCGGGATCGCCGACGTCGTCGTCGATACCGCGGGCGGCGGTGGCAACGCCCACCAAGCATCCACTCAAGGACACACGGGACTGATCGAAGGGATTGAAAACGCCAGCGAACTGCGAGACGCGATCCGAGAGAAAATCGGGAAGAACCGCACCAGCGGACTGGGTGATGAACCCGATTTACAATCCTCAGCAAACGACGCGACCACCGCAGCCCATTCATTCACCTTGCAGCACGTCGCCGTCCTCCGCGAAATCGATAACCTGCTCCGCCAGCAATAA
- a CDS encoding multiheme c-type cytochrome, which translates to MRMQSFSQSFKIVWKGLLVTSLAVAVSGCSPRKAEKESDDLTVEMPASQSDPGRLTDGPITPPDVDLPAPEPVQMTADAGTKAAPAEIPQQGDSEPPLDWKEWSDPAVVLVVSGQQHGYIEPCGCTGLENQKGGMARRYAFMDALREKGWSIVPVDGGNQVRRFGRQAEIKFQATVTGLKEMGYEAVGFGPDDIRLGVGELLSVAASDADNPAMFVSANVTLLDPELMPSVKRIEKGGRTILVSSVLDPDSLDTDSGDEITVAPVGEALQKLKTDLAEENDAFRVLLYFGKEESASKAIQEFAPDTFDLMVVAGGFGEPGYKPDTIEGSKTKMIVTGDKGMYSGLIGLFDDGSMRYSRVALTDEFKDPPEMMQLMASYQEQLKALGLEGLGLRPVPHPKGDQFIGSKACGECHTTAYDIWEGSPHFDATESIVHPPNDRGDIARHFDPECLSCHVTGWNPQEYYPYLSGYEDLEKSVALHGNGCENCHGPGAAHAAAEREGSGVAADQLASLREGMQLPLERAKQKCMECHDLDNSPDFHQEDAFEDIYWPEIEHYGMD; encoded by the coding sequence ATGAGAATGCAGAGCTTTAGTCAAAGTTTCAAGATTGTTTGGAAAGGGCTGTTGGTCACTTCGTTGGCCGTTGCCGTTTCCGGCTGTTCTCCTCGCAAAGCAGAAAAAGAAAGCGACGATTTGACGGTTGAAATGCCTGCAAGTCAGTCGGATCCGGGGCGTCTTACCGATGGCCCGATCACGCCACCCGATGTTGATTTGCCCGCTCCCGAGCCCGTGCAGATGACCGCGGATGCGGGAACCAAAGCCGCGCCTGCGGAAATTCCTCAGCAAGGTGATTCCGAACCACCGTTGGACTGGAAAGAATGGTCCGACCCCGCCGTCGTTTTGGTCGTTTCGGGGCAACAGCATGGGTATATCGAACCGTGTGGCTGCACCGGGCTGGAGAATCAAAAAGGGGGCATGGCCCGGCGGTACGCGTTCATGGACGCGCTGCGTGAAAAGGGCTGGAGCATTGTCCCTGTGGACGGAGGCAATCAGGTCCGGCGATTTGGTCGCCAAGCCGAAATCAAATTCCAGGCGACGGTGACCGGACTGAAGGAAATGGGTTACGAAGCGGTCGGGTTTGGGCCGGATGATATCCGCCTGGGCGTTGGCGAACTGCTTTCCGTCGCCGCTTCCGATGCGGATAACCCCGCAATGTTTGTGTCGGCGAATGTCACATTGCTTGATCCCGAATTGATGCCGTCGGTGAAACGGATCGAAAAGGGAGGACGCACCATTCTGGTCAGTTCGGTGCTTGATCCTGATTCTTTGGATACCGATTCCGGGGATGAAATCACGGTCGCCCCGGTCGGTGAAGCACTGCAGAAACTGAAAACGGATCTCGCTGAAGAAAATGATGCGTTTCGTGTCCTGCTGTACTTCGGCAAAGAGGAATCGGCCAGCAAAGCGATTCAAGAGTTCGCGCCCGATACGTTTGATCTGATGGTCGTTGCCGGTGGGTTTGGCGAACCGGGTTATAAACCGGACACGATTGAAGGTTCGAAAACGAAGATGATTGTCACCGGCGACAAAGGGATGTACTCCGGTTTGATCGGACTGTTTGACGATGGCTCGATGCGTTATTCACGAGTCGCATTGACCGACGAATTCAAAGATCCTCCAGAAATGATGCAGTTGATGGCCTCCTATCAGGAGCAGCTGAAAGCCTTGGGGTTAGAAGGTCTGGGGCTTCGTCCTGTCCCTCATCCCAAGGGAGACCAGTTCATCGGTTCCAAGGCTTGTGGAGAATGTCATACAACGGCCTATGATATTTGGGAGGGTTCGCCTCACTTCGATGCGACCGAAAGCATTGTCCATCCACCCAACGATCGTGGAGATATCGCAAGGCATTTCGATCCAGAATGTCTAAGTTGTCATGTGACGGGCTGGAATCCGCAGGAATACTATCCGTATCTCAGTGGGTATGAGGATCTAGAGAAAAGCGTCGCTCTCCATGGTAACGGGTGCGAAAATTGCCATGGTCCAGGAGCAGCTCATGCGGCGGCCGAACGGGAAGGTTCGGGGGTCGCTGCCGATCAATTGGCCAGCCTTCGAGAAGGGATGCAGCTTCCTTTGGAGCGAGCCAAACAGAAGTGCATGGAGTGCCACGATTTGGACAACAGTCCTGACTTCCACCAAGAAGATGCCTTCGAAGACATCTATTGGCCAGAAATCGAACACTATGGGATGGATTGA
- a CDS encoding DUF1573 domain-containing protein — protein MVRFLMLCLLAVVAGGSIGYVSAARKYVWTEEYFGHFQKGDDLTVDELLPLMGSLEQNGVPRVEVIGGKDYDFGRMVREGQKSHQFVLKNVGDGILELSVLKTTCKCTVGSLENASLKPGESTTVDMVWNAKTSGDTFAQTATIATTDPYQGELQLNITGDVVDTFALLPSTWVVGEVSSGTPIEKESRVYNRLPYDLKFAGVEWITPLPGVEPTVDVEEIEAGPEDIENQGDTRQVFRVLLNVPPGLNQGRLNYSARLRFRAADPTDPAAVGTEDIVEMTSLEGRVVGEITLKGGSRLRGRDGGEFRLELPTVRVGTGVSEKLIVLLRGPHRNEAKLHVGEIDPAGVLDAELGEPTVKDTLVSYPLTIRVRKDAPVMIKQGESDDDYGTIWIRSDREDVAPLMLRVTFNVQRDAS, from the coding sequence GTGGTCCGTTTTTTGATGCTTTGCTTGCTGGCTGTGGTTGCTGGCGGCTCGATTGGGTACGTCAGTGCGGCTCGGAAATATGTCTGGACTGAAGAGTATTTTGGGCATTTTCAAAAAGGGGACGATCTGACGGTCGACGAATTGCTCCCGCTGATGGGGTCGCTTGAACAGAACGGTGTCCCTCGCGTGGAAGTGATTGGAGGGAAGGACTACGATTTTGGGCGAATGGTTCGGGAAGGTCAAAAATCGCATCAGTTTGTCTTGAAGAACGTTGGCGATGGCATTTTGGAATTGTCGGTGCTGAAGACCACCTGCAAGTGCACCGTGGGCAGTCTGGAAAATGCGAGTCTGAAGCCGGGGGAATCGACGACGGTCGATATGGTTTGGAACGCCAAGACATCGGGTGACACTTTCGCTCAGACGGCGACGATCGCGACGACGGATCCCTATCAGGGCGAGCTGCAGCTGAACATCACCGGGGATGTGGTCGACACGTTTGCCCTGCTTCCGAGTACCTGGGTGGTCGGAGAGGTTAGCTCGGGGACGCCGATTGAAAAAGAAAGTCGAGTCTACAACCGCTTGCCGTATGACCTGAAATTTGCTGGTGTTGAGTGGATTACGCCGCTGCCTGGTGTCGAGCCCACCGTTGACGTCGAAGAGATCGAAGCGGGGCCGGAAGATATCGAAAACCAGGGCGATACCCGGCAGGTGTTTCGTGTCCTCCTAAACGTTCCGCCAGGATTGAACCAAGGTCGCCTTAATTATTCGGCACGGCTTCGCTTTCGCGCCGCCGATCCTACCGATCCGGCTGCCGTCGGCACCGAAGACATTGTTGAAATGACTTCGCTGGAAGGTCGAGTCGTCGGCGAGATCACTTTGAAGGGAGGGTCTAGGTTGCGTGGGCGTGATGGTGGTGAATTCCGTTTGGAGCTGCCAACGGTCCGTGTTGGAACGGGAGTTTCAGAAAAATTAATCGTGCTGCTGAGGGGGCCTCATCGAAATGAAGCCAAGCTGCACGTGGGGGAAATCGATCCTGCTGGCGTCCTTGATGCGGAATTAGGGGAACCAACGGTGAAAGATACTTTGGTTAGCTATCCGCTGACAATTCGCGTCCGCAAAGACGCCCCGGTAATGATCAAGCAGGGCGAATCGGATGACGATTATGGAACGATTTGGATTCGCAGCGATCGCGAAGATGTGGCACCCCTGATGTTACGCGTTACATTCAACGTTCAGAGAGACGCCTCCTAG
- a CDS encoding O-antigen ligase family protein, with the protein MAKKRSVKPRAGQAQNQFRWPLLASLSAGLLAMLLALATFWPADSVAVEMGEAIYFCGLAIIAAILAWLAIPVPGAGLTRLRSGSLSLRGWGIDLAAWGLALWIGVSLYALQDVLNLRAAVNEWWLWVAGAACFTSARRLFAAGAAQRTVVLLVILSACLLAVHGWHQLLVSFPADRAQYAMDPDGVLRMVGIEAPPGSAQRMNFENRLRDGGPIATFALSNTLAGLLVPALLLTLGILVGEWRRLAMRERFGFAIAAFLIGTLLLRTNSRSAVLAVLIVAVAWAIYSVLSRDGGKPASDNKSAPQAFAVPWKGILAAAVVVGSLLVAYVASNREIMERATASVAFRMQYWRGTISLVQQSPWFGCGPGNFQSAYENVRAMDASEQVAEPHNLWMETAAAGGIPAVLLLVVLVVLCVYWVFVGSRTPQALQSSAEPVSLPLVGPPALAVVDGRPLLVGYGCGVLVVWFLGALIGRFPDVDAQLWGWPLGGLVVALVWNWLGKGTLPRNALIGAVSGLLIHWMLSSGWTIPGAAIPFWLLAGGLLAGNAVEPEQGLERESEKRPQRSLVFYRLRWTVGAVGLGMLVAYFYSGMRPVTEAQRWSTEAITALRIDRAEANYRRAIEADAWDPALEVALADLYRQVLMAESNQALRERFAAATEAAANKAPRDPSLISRLAAMYLHLYQRWGDPADLQEAKLLYLRAAELAPVSERLAAQIAVILMAEQDPQAAEWKERAETLAAAGGHIERELTRVNILSVEVLSEAVQAKPEQKTAAELLKS; encoded by the coding sequence ATGGCGAAAAAACGATCTGTAAAACCGCGGGCAGGGCAGGCTCAAAATCAATTTCGCTGGCCATTGCTGGCGTCGTTGTCTGCTGGCTTATTGGCCATGTTGTTGGCGTTGGCGACCTTCTGGCCGGCCGATAGCGTTGCGGTTGAAATGGGGGAAGCGATTTACTTCTGCGGGCTGGCGATCATCGCGGCGATCTTAGCCTGGCTGGCAATCCCGGTCCCCGGTGCAGGGCTCACTCGTTTGCGGTCCGGTTCGCTTTCGCTTCGCGGCTGGGGGATCGATTTGGCGGCCTGGGGATTGGCGCTGTGGATCGGAGTCAGCCTGTATGCGTTGCAGGACGTTTTGAATTTGCGAGCGGCGGTGAACGAATGGTGGCTGTGGGTTGCGGGCGCCGCCTGCTTCACGTCGGCTAGGCGATTGTTCGCCGCCGGGGCGGCTCAGCGGACGGTTGTCCTGCTGGTCATCCTGTCCGCCTGTTTATTGGCCGTGCATGGTTGGCATCAGCTGCTGGTCAGTTTTCCCGCCGATCGAGCGCAGTATGCAATGGATCCCGATGGCGTTCTGAGGATGGTCGGCATCGAGGCCCCTCCCGGATCGGCCCAACGTATGAATTTTGAAAACCGTTTGCGTGACGGTGGCCCGATCGCGACGTTCGCGTTGAGTAATACTCTGGCCGGTCTGTTGGTTCCCGCGTTGTTGTTGACGCTGGGGATTTTGGTCGGAGAGTGGCGTCGGCTGGCGATGCGAGAACGATTCGGATTCGCAATCGCCGCTTTTTTGATCGGGACTTTATTGCTGCGGACGAACAGTCGGTCGGCGGTTTTGGCGGTTTTGATCGTAGCGGTTGCCTGGGCGATCTATAGCGTACTAAGCCGGGATGGCGGAAAGCCGGCAAGCGATAACAAGTCGGCTCCGCAGGCGTTTGCGGTCCCTTGGAAAGGGATCCTGGCCGCGGCGGTCGTGGTCGGATCGCTGCTGGTCGCGTACGTGGCTAGTAACCGTGAAATCATGGAACGAGCGACCGCTTCTGTTGCTTTTCGGATGCAGTACTGGCGCGGGACGATTTCGCTTGTGCAGCAGTCCCCTTGGTTCGGGTGTGGACCGGGGAACTTTCAATCGGCTTATGAAAACGTGCGGGCAATGGACGCCAGTGAACAGGTTGCCGAACCGCATAACCTGTGGATGGAAACGGCTGCCGCGGGAGGCATCCCCGCGGTGTTGTTGCTGGTCGTCTTGGTTGTTTTATGCGTCTATTGGGTCTTCGTTGGATCGCGGACGCCGCAGGCGTTGCAGTCGTCCGCGGAACCTGTTTCCCTTCCGCTTGTTGGCCCGCCAGCCCTAGCGGTTGTGGATGGACGGCCGTTGTTGGTTGGGTATGGTTGTGGTGTTTTGGTTGTCTGGTTCTTGGGAGCGTTGATCGGGCGTTTTCCCGACGTTGATGCGCAGCTGTGGGGATGGCCGCTCGGAGGGTTGGTGGTCGCATTGGTCTGGAATTGGTTGGGAAAGGGGACGCTCCCACGCAATGCATTGATCGGTGCGGTTTCCGGTCTCCTGATTCACTGGATGCTCTCCAGTGGGTGGACGATTCCGGGGGCGGCGATTCCGTTTTGGTTGTTGGCAGGGGGATTGTTGGCAGGGAACGCGGTCGAGCCTGAACAGGGCTTGGAACGGGAGTCGGAAAAACGGCCCCAAAGGTCGCTCGTTTTTTATCGTCTGCGTTGGACGGTTGGCGCTGTCGGATTGGGAATGTTGGTCGCCTATTTCTATTCGGGCATGCGTCCTGTCACCGAAGCACAGCGGTGGAGTACCGAGGCGATCACGGCACTCCGGATCGATCGAGCTGAAGCGAATTATCGGCGGGCGATTGAAGCGGACGCCTGGGACCCTGCTTTGGAAGTGGCTTTGGCCGACCTGTATCGACAGGTGCTAATGGCGGAATCGAATCAGGCATTGCGTGAACGGTTTGCAGCCGCAACCGAAGCGGCTGCGAACAAGGCACCGCGAGATCCCTCGCTGATCAGTCGACTTGCCGCCATGTATCTGCATTTATATCAACGCTGGGGCGATCCCGCGGACCTGCAGGAAGCAAAGCTGCTTTACTTGAGAGCTGCTGAATTGGCGCCGGTCAGCGAGCGTTTGGCGGCTCAAATCGCAGTGATCCTGATGGCCGAACAGGACCCGCAAGCCGCTGAATGGAAGGAACGAGCCGAAACGTTGGCAGCCGCCGGTGGGCATATCGAAAGGGAGCTAACGCGGGTCAATATTCTCTCGGTGGAGGTCTTGAGCGAAGCGGTCCAGGCCAAACCGGAGCAGAAAACCGCAGCCGAGCTGCTGAAGTCGTAA
- a CDS encoding MraY family glycosyltransferase gives MSPIWLLVFATFVPAAVLACLVLFPVRRWAERLGLLDRPGHRKVHTVPTPLGGGIGIWFAVVGTFGLGTAIVWACLQWPSLAAYLPPSVVDSLDGVWSRSGELWGVLFAGTVLAVLGLVDDRRGLSAWFRLAVQAGVAAAVVFGLGYSLTAFIPIPWLTKLLSVIWIVALINSFNMLDNMDALSGGVAAIVAGMLGIVMLLTPDPDSGQPQLLVAGLLFVVSGALVGFLWHNRPPAKIFMGDSGSYLVGFLVAVATLLATYAGYQESSRPHAVLAPLCVMAVPLYDMSTVLWIRIREGRSPFEGDKSHFSHRLVDLGLSKIQAVLTIHLLTLTCGLAAILLAFVTPAGSLLLVGIVLCMLTLIVILESTGWRKNDL, from the coding sequence CTGTCACCGATCTGGTTGTTGGTGTTTGCCACGTTTGTTCCAGCTGCGGTGCTCGCTTGCTTGGTTCTGTTTCCTGTTCGTCGCTGGGCGGAGAGGCTGGGTTTGCTGGATCGTCCTGGGCATCGCAAGGTTCACACGGTGCCAACGCCTTTGGGGGGCGGGATAGGGATCTGGTTTGCGGTCGTAGGGACTTTTGGGCTGGGGACCGCGATCGTTTGGGCTTGCCTTCAATGGCCTTCGCTTGCCGCCTATTTGCCTCCTTCGGTTGTCGATTCGCTGGATGGGGTTTGGAGCCGCAGTGGCGAATTGTGGGGGGTGCTGTTCGCTGGCACGGTGTTGGCTGTGCTGGGATTGGTCGATGACCGTCGCGGGCTTTCCGCTTGGTTTCGATTGGCGGTCCAGGCAGGGGTCGCGGCGGCCGTGGTGTTTGGACTGGGATACAGTTTGACGGCTTTTATTCCCATTCCCTGGCTGACCAAGCTGTTGTCGGTGATATGGATCGTCGCGTTGATCAATTCGTTTAATATGCTTGACAACATGGACGCGCTCAGCGGCGGGGTGGCGGCGATTGTCGCTGGGATGTTGGGAATCGTGATGTTGCTGACGCCCGATCCCGATTCGGGGCAGCCTCAGTTGTTGGTGGCTGGGCTGTTGTTCGTGGTTTCAGGAGCTCTGGTCGGTTTTTTGTGGCACAATCGGCCTCCTGCAAAAATCTTCATGGGAGATTCCGGCAGCTACCTTGTCGGTTTTTTGGTAGCCGTGGCAACTTTGCTGGCGACGTACGCTGGGTATCAGGAAAGTTCACGACCACACGCCGTGTTGGCTCCGCTGTGTGTGATGGCCGTCCCGCTGTACGACATGTCGACGGTCTTATGGATCCGAATTCGCGAAGGACGAAGCCCTTTCGAAGGGGATAAAAGTCATTTCTCTCATCGCTTAGTCGATTTGGGACTTAGTAAAATCCAAGCCGTATTAACCATTCATTTACTAACTTTAACCTGTGGCTTGGCAGCGATACTGTTGGCCTTTGTGACTCCCGCCGGTTCGCTTTTGCTGGTGGGGATTGTGTTGTGCATGCTGACTCTGATCGTGATTTTGGAATCAACCGGATGGCGAAAAAACGATCTGTAA
- the xylA gene encoding xylose isomerase, which translates to MSAFPDVDTIQYEGPDSDNPLAFRWYNPDEMVEGKSMRDHLRFSVVYWHTFRGTGSDPFGPGTAVRPWDDGTDSVDNALKRVDVAFEFFQKLQAPYYAFHDRDVSPEGSNLAESHKNFDRLAQALKDQQQATGVKLLWGTCNLFSHPRYMHGAATTCNADVFAYAASEVKKCLEITNDLGGENYVFWGGREGYQNLYNTDMKRELDNLGRFLHMAVDHAKKIGFTGQFLIEPKPKEPTKHQYDSDAAACLNFLRAYGLEDHFKLNIETNHATLAGHTMMHELDYAGMQNALGSIDANTGDLLLGWDTDQFPTDYYQTAQAMWMILKHGGLGSGGVNFDAKVRRESFEPIDLFYAHIGGMDAFAKGLKIAAAIRADGQMQSFVKDRYASWDSGIGAKIEAGQVGLEELQAYMLEKGQSDANTSGRQEMLENVFNRYIDRV; encoded by the coding sequence ATGAGTGCTTTTCCAGACGTCGATACGATTCAGTACGAAGGCCCCGACAGCGACAACCCACTAGCGTTTCGCTGGTACAACCCTGACGAAATGGTCGAAGGCAAATCGATGCGCGACCACCTTCGATTCTCGGTCGTCTACTGGCACACCTTCCGCGGAACGGGCTCCGACCCGTTTGGCCCTGGAACGGCGGTTCGCCCTTGGGATGACGGAACCGATTCGGTCGACAATGCGTTAAAGCGAGTCGATGTCGCCTTTGAATTTTTCCAGAAACTCCAAGCCCCCTACTACGCCTTCCACGATCGTGACGTTTCGCCCGAAGGTTCCAACCTTGCCGAATCCCACAAGAACTTCGATCGCCTAGCACAGGCTCTAAAAGACCAGCAACAAGCAACCGGCGTGAAACTGCTCTGGGGCACCTGCAACCTCTTTAGTCACCCTCGTTATATGCACGGGGCCGCAACCACCTGCAACGCAGACGTGTTTGCTTATGCCGCTTCGGAAGTCAAAAAATGCCTCGAAATCACCAACGATCTTGGTGGTGAAAACTATGTGTTCTGGGGTGGCCGCGAAGGTTATCAGAACCTTTACAACACCGACATGAAACGTGAACTGGATAACCTGGGACGCTTCCTTCATATGGCCGTCGATCACGCCAAAAAGATCGGATTCACCGGTCAGTTCCTGATCGAACCCAAACCCAAAGAACCGACCAAGCATCAGTACGACAGCGATGCCGCAGCCTGCTTGAACTTCCTTCGCGCCTACGGCCTGGAAGATCATTTCAAACTGAACATCGAAACGAACCACGCCACGCTGGCCGGTCATACGATGATGCATGAACTCGATTACGCGGGGATGCAAAACGCCCTGGGCAGTATCGACGCCAACACCGGCGACCTGTTGCTGGGCTGGGACACCGACCAGTTCCCCACCGATTACTACCAAACCGCCCAAGCGATGTGGATGATTTTGAAGCATGGCGGACTGGGATCGGGTGGAGTCAACTTTGACGCCAAGGTCCGCCGAGAAAGCTTCGAACCGATCGACCTGTTCTATGCCCACATCGGCGGCATGGACGCGTTCGCCAAAGGACTGAAAATCGCCGCCGCGATCCGAGCCGACGGACAGATGCAGTCCTTCGTCAAAGACCGCTACGCAAGCTGGGATAGCGGAATCGGAGCGAAAATCGAAGCGGGCCAAGTCGGCTTGGAAGAACTGCAAGCCTACATGCTGGAAAAGGGCCAAAGCGACGCCAACACCAGCGGCCGCCAAGAGATGTTAGAAAACGTCTTTAACCGCTACATCGACCGCGTCTAA
- a CDS encoding peroxiredoxin-like family protein produces MSFRPSLACLLSVAMLSSTSFGVEPPNNDGPQTPSLSQQLTEKAGEAIKRYPPEALAKMKSAVDSVRETGIEKSAKQVGDKAIDAKLSGWDGSSVQLSELWKEGPVVLMWYRGGWCPYCNLQLRAMQNELGALESTGAKLVVLTPELPANAKKTAESNDLGIVALHDSKNEIAKKYGVVFDLPESILPIYRDRLKLGEVNGSDAMELPLSATYVIDTDGVIRYAYLNADYKQRPEPSEIINFIKTLK; encoded by the coding sequence ATGTCATTCCGCCCCTCTCTGGCCTGCCTGCTTTCGGTTGCCATGCTTAGTTCAACGTCCTTCGGCGTCGAGCCTCCCAACAACGATGGCCCGCAAACGCCATCCCTTTCACAACAACTGACCGAAAAAGCGGGAGAAGCAATCAAACGATACCCGCCAGAAGCGTTGGCGAAAATGAAATCGGCGGTCGATTCGGTCCGGGAAACAGGTATCGAAAAATCGGCCAAACAGGTGGGTGACAAAGCGATCGACGCCAAACTTTCGGGCTGGGACGGAAGTTCGGTTCAACTGAGCGAACTATGGAAAGAAGGGCCTGTCGTCCTGATGTGGTATCGCGGCGGATGGTGCCCCTACTGCAATCTTCAATTGCGGGCGATGCAGAATGAACTAGGTGCGTTGGAATCGACGGGAGCCAAACTGGTGGTACTGACCCCCGAATTGCCCGCGAACGCCAAAAAGACAGCCGAATCGAACGACCTGGGAATTGTCGCACTCCATGATTCCAAAAATGAAATTGCGAAAAAATACGGCGTCGTTTTTGACCTTCCAGAATCGATTTTGCCAATCTATCGCGACCGCCTGAAACTGGGTGAAGTCAACGGCAGCGATGCGATGGAACTGCCTCTCTCGGCGACCTACGTCATCGATACCGATGGAGTGATTCGATATGCGTACCTAAACGCCGACTACAAGCAACGCCCCGAGCCATCGGAAATTATCAACTTCATCAAAACGCTGAAGTAA
- a CDS encoding Ppx/GppA phosphatase family protein, which translates to MSRAQPSEPTDSSTSLSSASTAKKANSSIPIPEVPPRSVAVIDIGATSIRMEVAQIDSEGEIKPLTRLVRPVELGRDAFTSRRFRRSSIEQAVSILKNYQHVLREFGIESPEQIRIVATSAVREASNRLQFLDRVYIATGLQVESIDAAEVNRITYMGILPHLEQDAELSAAKSVVVEVGGGSTEMLVIREGNVLASETYRLGAVRLARLLETMGAPVSKRRAIMENQIGQTISQIQESVRIDTRIELIAIGGDIRFVANLFDHEWDGDSLAALPLEQLEEITNDVLLCDEDQIVRKFGLSFSEAETLGPALLTYLQLARAFDLKVIHISDTNMRDGLLHEMAANDSLTEGFRQQIIRSAVSLGRRFDFDETFARHTAGLASELFEQLRDEHGLESRYEVILYLGALLHEIGEAINDRSNHKHAMYIIRNSDLFGLTQQDVLLVALLARYHRRAFPQPSHDGYGTLDLARRVIVSKLAAILRLAIALNASRSGRVKQVKCISQRNRLVLQIPGLTDVSLEQLAIRYNRGLFEEIYGKPVLLRSER; encoded by the coding sequence GTGAGCCGCGCACAGCCTTCGGAGCCCACTGATAGTTCGACGTCACTCAGTTCCGCATCCACAGCCAAAAAAGCGAATTCTTCGATCCCGATTCCTGAAGTCCCTCCACGCAGTGTCGCTGTGATTGATATTGGGGCGACCAGTATTCGCATGGAAGTCGCTCAGATTGATAGTGAAGGCGAAATCAAGCCGCTGACGCGTTTGGTTCGGCCTGTCGAACTGGGACGCGATGCGTTTACGTCGCGTCGCTTCCGGCGCAGCAGTATCGAACAAGCGGTCTCCATCCTGAAAAACTATCAGCACGTCCTGCGTGAATTCGGAATCGAGTCGCCAGAACAGATTCGAATCGTCGCAACCAGTGCGGTTCGGGAAGCTTCCAATCGTTTGCAGTTCCTTGATCGCGTCTACATCGCGACCGGGCTGCAGGTCGAATCGATCGACGCCGCAGAGGTCAATCGAATCACCTACATGGGAATCTTGCCCCATCTGGAACAGGATGCTGAGCTGTCGGCTGCGAAATCGGTGGTCGTGGAAGTAGGGGGCGGAAGTACCGAAATGCTGGTGATCCGCGAAGGGAACGTGCTCGCTTCGGAAACCTACCGTCTGGGAGCGGTTCGGTTGGCTCGATTGTTGGAAACCATGGGAGCTCCGGTTTCTAAACGCCGGGCCATTATGGAGAATCAAATCGGGCAAACGATTTCACAAATTCAAGAATCGGTTCGGATCGATACCCGGATTGAATTGATTGCGATCGGTGGTGATATCCGGTTTGTTGCCAATCTGTTCGATCATGAGTGGGATGGTGATTCGTTGGCCGCGTTGCCGCTTGAGCAGCTGGAGGAAATCACCAACGACGTTCTGCTATGTGATGAAGATCAGATCGTCCGAAAGTTTGGATTGAGTTTTTCTGAAGCGGAGACTTTGGGCCCCGCGTTGTTGACCTACCTGCAGTTGGCTAGAGCGTTTGACCTGAAAGTCATTCACATTAGCGACACGAATATGCGAGACGGTTTGCTGCACGAAATGGCAGCCAACGACAGCCTGACCGAAGGATTTCGTCAGCAAATCATTCGCTCGGCGGTCAGTCTGGGACGACGGTTCGATTTTGATGAAACGTTTGCGCGGCATACCGCAGGTCTGGCAAGTGAACTGTTTGAACAGCTCCGCGATGAACATGGTTTAGAAAGTCGCTATGAAGTGATTCTGTACTTGGGAGCGTTGCTGCACGAGATTGGCGAAGCGATCAACGACCGCAGCAATCACAAGCACGCGATGTACATTATCCGTAACAGTGACCTGTTTGGTTTGACTCAACAGGATGTCTTGCTGGTTGCCTTGTTGGCTCGCTATCACCGCCGTGCTTTCCCGCAACCTTCGCATGATGGTTATGGGACGCTTGACCTCGCACGACGGGTGATCGTTTCAAAGCTGGCAGCGATTCTGCGACTGGCGATCGCGTTAAATGCATCGCGAAGTGGACGCGTCAAACAGGTGAAGTGCATCTCTCAGCGAAATCGTCTTGTCCTGCAGATTCCAGGGCTGACCGATGTTTCGTTGGAGCAATTAGCGATCCGCTACAACCGCGGTCTGTTTGAAGAAATTTATGGCAAACCGGTTCTGTTAAGATCCGAACGCTAG